In one window of Macadamia integrifolia cultivar HAES 741 chromosome 2, SCU_Mint_v3, whole genome shotgun sequence DNA:
- the LOC122067570 gene encoding F-box protein FBW2-like: protein MEGGDIRCWDELIPDALGLIFTKLSLKEKLTVIPRICKSWRKAVMGPYSWQEIKIEKWSYSHHCQPELLDRMLQMLIRSSGSPQKLCVFGLPNDAIFSFIANHAGSLQTLQMPYSKISDTIVEQVAGRMCAITFLDLSFCDNIGPRALEAFGSNCRLLSGLRRNMHYFGWVCHDDDEAHAIATTMPELKHLEIDYLCITTEGVLDILSGCRKLVFLDLTCSSDVLLDEKFLNERCPGLELHIDFAYMYFSD, encoded by the exons ATGGAGGGAGGCGATATCCGGTGTTGGGATGAACTAATCCCAGATGCACTCGGGTTAATATTTACCAAATTATCTCTTAAGGAGAAATTAACTGTGATTCCAAGGATATGCAAATCATGGAGAAAAGCAGTGATGGGGCCTTATAGTTGGCAAGAGATCAAAATTGAGAAATGGAGCTACTCCCACCACTGCCAGCCTGAGCTGCTGGATCGAATGCTTCAAATGCTGATCAGAAGCTCTGGTTCTCCTCAGAAGCTCTGCGTCTTTGGTCTACCCAACGATGCCATATTCTCCTTCATCGCAAACCA TGCTGGTTCCCTTCAGACCTTGCAGATGCCTTATAGCAAAATAAGTGATACAATAGTGGAACAGGTTGCAGGGAGAATGTGTGCCATCACTTTCTTGGACCTGAGTTTTTGTGATAACATTGGGCCTCGTGCTCTGGAAGCATTTGGTAGTAACTGTAGATTGCTCTCGGGCTTGAGAAGGAACATGCACTATTTTGGTTGGGTCTGCCATGACGACGATGAAGCTCATGCCATTGCAACCACAATGCCTGAGCTCAAGCACCTTGAGATAGATTACTTGTGCATCACAACTGAAGGGGTCCTTGACATTCTCTCTGGCTGCAGGAAACTCGTATTCTTGGATTTGACATGCAGCTCAGATGTTTTACTTGATGAGAAGTTCCTCAATGAGAGATGCCCTGGGCTGGAGTTGCATATAGATTTTGCCTACATGTATTTTTCGGATTAA
- the LOC122067527 gene encoding F-box protein FBW2-like, with the protein MEGGDIHCWDQLIPDALALIFNNLSLEEKLTVIPRICKSWRKAVMGPLCWQEIDIEEWCYGRQPELLDQMLQMLIGISGSPRKLCVVGLSNDAIFSLIADHAGSLQTLQIPGSKISDSIVEEVAGRMSAITFLDLSYCENIGARALKAFGSNCRLLSSLRRNMHSSTWIVNNDEAHAIATTMPELKHLEIGNMDLTTEGVLDILSGCQKLGYLDVRGCWRERLDGKFLNEKYSGLKVRRTFDDVPEDIDWDSFNFKEYWDDYQEELEELMAECLMELGADDGA; encoded by the exons ATGGAGGGAGGCGATATCCATTGTTGGGACCAATTAATCCCAGATGCACTTGCGTTAATCTTCAACAACTTATCTCTGGAGGAGAAACTAACTGTGATTCCAAGGATTTGCAAATCATGGAGAAAAGCAGTGATGGGGCCTCTCTGTTGGCAAGAGATCGACATTGAGGAGTGGTGCTATGGCCGCCAGCCTGAGCTACTGGATCAAATGCTTCAAATGCTGATTGGAATCTCTGGTTCTCCTCGGAAGCTCTGTGTCGTTGGTCTATCCAACGATGCCATATTCTCCTTAATCGCAGACCA TGCTGGTTCCCTTCAGACCTTGCAGATTCCAGGAAGCAAAATAAGTGATTCAATAGTGGAAGAGGTTGCAGGGAGAATGTCAGCCATCACTTTCTTGGACCTGAGCTACTGTGAAAACATTGGAGCCCGAGCTCTTAAAGCATTTGGTAGTAACTGTAGATTGCTTTCGAGCTTGAGAAGGAATATGCACTCATCAACTTGGATCGTCAACAACGATGAAGCCCATGCCATTGCAACTACAATGCCCGAGCTCAAGCACCTTGAAATAGGCAACATGGACCTCACAACCGAAGGAGTCCTCGACATTCTCTCTGGCTGCCAGAAGCTTGGATACTTGGATGTGAGAGGCTGTTGGCGTGAGAGACTTGATGGTAAGTTCCTCAATGAGAAATACTCAGGGTTGAAGGTGCGGCGTACTTTTGATGATGTCCCGGAGGATATTGATTGGGACAGTTTCAATTTCAAAGAGTATTGGGACGACTACCAAGAGGAGCTTGAGGAGCTGATGGCTGAATGTTTAATGGAGTTGGGTGCTGATGATGGTGCATGA
- the LOC122059495 gene encoding F-box protein FBW2-like: MEGSEIRCWNELFPDVLWLIFSKISFEEKLTVIPRICKSWRKVVLGLYCWQVIDILAWSHYRPKQLAWKGINFEEWIFQLDQMLRMLIIRCSGAPRKLCVSDIPNDAIFSFIANHASSLETLQMPGSKISDSIVEKVAGKMCAITFLDLSYCDNIGALALEAFGSNCRLLSSLKRNMHSPSLSGVCQDDEARAIASTMPELKHLEIADTNITTEGVLDILSGCQKLVFLDVRGCWDVKLDDKVLNEKWSGMKVRRYYYCSFDDIPEGFVI; the protein is encoded by the exons ATGGAGGGAAGTGAGATCCGTTGTTGGAATGAGCTATTCCCAGATGTGCTCTGGTTAATCTTCAGCAAAATATCTTTTGAGGAGAAATTAACAGTGATTCCAAGGATTTGCAAATCATGGAGAAAAGTAGTGTTGGGGCTTTACTGTTGGCAAGTGATCGATATTTTGGCATGGAGCCACTACCGGCCCAAGCAACTGGCATGGAAAGGGATCAACTTTGAAGAATGGATTTTCCAGTTGGATCAAATGCTTCGAATGCTTATCATCAGATGCTCTGGTGCTCCTCGAAAGCTCTGTGTCTCTGATATACCCAACGATGCCATATTTTCCTTTATTGCAAATCA TGCTAGTTCCCTTGAGACCTTGCAGATGCCAGGAAGCAAAATAAGTGATTCAATAGTGGAGAAGGTTGCAGGGAAAATGTGTGCCATCACTTTCTTAGACTTAAGCTACTGTGATAACATTGGGGCCCTTGCTCTGGAAGCATTTGGTAGTAATTGTAGATTGCTTTCGAGTTTGAAAAGGAATATGCACTCACCCTCGCTAAGTGGGGTTTGCCAGGACGATGAAGCCCGCGCCATTGCAAGCACAATGCCTGAGCTCAAGCACCTTGAGATAGCTGATACGAACATCACAACTGAAGGGGTCCTAGACATACTTTCTGGTTGCCAGAAGCTCGTATTCTTGGATGTGAGAGGCTGTTGGGATGTGAAGCTCGATGATAAGGTCCTCAATGAGAAATGGTCTGGGATGAAGGTGCGGCGTTATTACTATTGTTCTTTTGATGATATCCCTGAAGGATTTGTGATCTGA